One Labrus mixtus chromosome 22, fLabMix1.1, whole genome shotgun sequence genomic window carries:
- the gramd4a gene encoding GRAM domain-containing protein 4 isoform X2 produces the protein MERGNINAGSGSPTMAATIQDFQRSDTDRLNEVKGHLEIALLEKHFLQEELRKLREETNVDSLRHELERERSKRIDLEQKINEVLKTRLEDSPPQPPRKQQSPSNNGTAEKQLKEVWSSRLQKWLHERFGVYIEDFRFQPEESTVEAEEPLSAKRLTENMRRLKRGARPVTNFLRNLSALSNWHSVYTSAIAFIVYMNAAWHGWAIPMFLFLAILRLSLNYLIARGWRIQWSIVPEVSEPVEPPKEDLTVSEKFQLVLDVAQKAQNLFGKMSDVLEKIKNLFMWVQPESTRKLYICLWIVFITSCVLPYKLMGFLMGLYAGVKFFIIDFLFKSCSKLRDKYDTPYIVWNNLPTDPQLKERTNATVSRRVQPVVSRSNLATVPCGASREEDTSRSHSTKKGAFHEIFNLQESERPLAVCENGWRCCLINRDRKMPTDYIRNGMLYVTENYLCFESSSSKSSSSKKNKVIKLVDITDVQKYKVLSVLPGSGMGISIATPSTQKPLVFGAMIHRDEAFEAIFTQYMKILTTTKPPASTEL, from the exons ATGGAGAGAGGAAACATTAAC GCTGGTTCGGGGTCTCCCACCATGGCTGCAACCATCCAGGACTTCCAGAGATCggacacagacagactcaatGAAGTTAAAGGTCACCTGGAAATTGCCTTATTGGAGAAGCACTTCCTAC aggaggagctgaggaagcTGAGGGAAGAGACCAATGTGGACTCTCTGCGGCACGAGCTAGAGAGGGAGCGAAGCAAGAGGATAGACCTGGAGCAGAAGATAAATGAAGTGCTCAAGACAAG ACTGGAGGACTCTCCGCCACAGCCTCCCAGGAAACAGCAGTCACCCTCAAACAATGGAACAG cagagaaacagctgaAGGAGGTCTGGAGTTCACGCCTACAAAAGTGGCTTCATGAGCGATTTGGGGTTTACATCGAAGACTTCCGCTTTCAGCCAGAGGAAAGCACGGTGGAGGCTGAGGAACCACTAAGTGCTAAAAG GTTAACAGAAAATATGAGGCGGCTCA AGCGAGGAGCCCGGCCAGTTACCAACTTTTTAAGGAACCTCTCCGCCTTATCTAATTGGCACTCTGTCTACACCTCAGCTATTGCCTTCATT GTCTACATGAATGCTGCTTGGCATGGCTGGGCCATTCCCATGTTCCTCTTCCTGGCTATCCTGCGCTTGTCCTTAAATTACCTTATAGCCAG AGGATGGAGGATTCAGTGGAGCATTGTGCCTGAGGTCTCAGAACCTGTG GAGCCTCCAAAGGAAGACTTAACGGTCTCTGAAAAGTTCCAGCTCGTACTAGATGTTGCACAGAAAGCACAG AACCTGTTTGGTAAGATGTCAGATGTTTTAGAGAAGATAAAgaa TCTGTTCATGTGGGTTCAGCCAGAAAGTACCCGGAAACTTTACATCTGCCTCTGGATAGTCTTCATCACCTCCTGCGTCCTGCCTTACAAACTAATGGGCTTTTTAATGG GCCTATACGCGGGTGTCAAGTTCTTTATCATAGACTTCCTGTTTAAGAGCTGTTCGAAGCTGCGGGACAAGTACGACACACCTTACATTGTGTGGAACAATCTTCCCACGGACCCTCAGCTCAAGGAGAGGACCAACGCCACTGTGTCACGAAGG GTGCAGCCAGTGGTTTCTCGAAGCAACCTCGCCACCGTTCCATGTGGagccagcagagaggaggacacaagTCGCTCCCACAGCACCAAAAAGGGTGCCTTTCATGAGATCTTTAATCTGCAGGAGTCAGAGCGCCCTCTAGCGG TTTGTGAGAATGGCTGGAGATGTTGCCTCATTAACAGAGACAGGAAGATGCCAACAGATTACATCAGGAATGGGATGCTCTACGTCACAGAAAA TTACCTGTGCTTTGAGAGCTCAAGCTCCAAATCCAGCTCTTCAAAGAAGAATAAAGTGATTAAGCTTGTGGACATCACTGACGTTCAGAAG TACAAAGTGCTGTCAGTCCTACCAGGAAGTGGTATGGGCATCTCAATAGCCACTCCCTCCACACAGAAG CCATTGGTGTTTGGTGCCATGATCCACAGGGACGAGGCTTTCGAGGCCATCTTCACCCAGTACATGAAGATCCTGACCACCACCAAACCACCGGCCAGCACAGAGCTCTAA